The following are encoded in a window of Haliotis asinina isolate JCU_RB_2024 chromosome 14, JCU_Hal_asi_v2, whole genome shotgun sequence genomic DNA:
- the LOC137262011 gene encoding FMRFamide neuropeptides-like translates to MVITFSQPLIFLLEDHNVRFNKRFLRFGRNFGEPFLRFGRGGTSGLEDAIDKRFDSYEDKAYLRFGRSDPGEDMLKSILLRGAPSNNGLQYRRKRDTVDETTVNDNAHSRQRRSVQEPSVASADAMKRSEDATVDFQVPRLRPLADYEALRERVNDLEKRFMRFGRNGWLHFGKRGLEL, encoded by the exons ATGGTCATTACCTTTTCCCAACCATTAATCTTCCTGCTTGAAG ATCACAACGTACGGTTCAACAAACGCTTCCTCAGGTTTGGACGTAATTTCGGTGAGCCGTTCTTGCGCTTTGGTCGAGGTGGCACATCCGGTCTGGAAGATGCCATCGACAAACGTTTCGACTCCTACGAGGACAAAGCCTACCTTAGGTTCGGCCGCTCAGATCCCGGAGAAGACATGCTAAAATCCATTCTACTCCGAGGTGCACCCAGCAACAACGGTTTGCAATACCGACGTAAGCGTGATACAGTGGACGAGACAACGGTCAACGACAACGCTCACAGTCGTCAACGTCGGTCAGTACAGGAACCGTCTGTGGCATCTGCTGACGCAATGAAAAGATCTGAAGATGCCACGGTCGATTTCCAAGTTCCTCGACTCCGACCACTTGCTGATTATGAAGCTCTGAGAGAGAGGGTCAACGATCTAGAAAAACGCTTCATGAGGTTTGGACGGAATGGGTGGCTTCACTTCGGTAAGCGTGGATTGGAACTCTAG